Within Palaemon carinicauda isolate YSFRI2023 chromosome 14, ASM3689809v2, whole genome shotgun sequence, the genomic segment tttcatagttcgattcgtgcaagtagcctacaacctttccacgacaaatcatcatcattacttttatatctattacttTATTGTTGCACCTGTTAAAGCacgttgaagaataagggttttaaaagtctgtcaattttacgtgttgatttcttactctacctctagagttattaggttctttgaatGGCTAGCTTGGATccatatatctagttacggctaaattttcctttgcctacaaattcaacgattcgtctggtctattctttagacattctcatctgtctttatacacctttcaacactgagattaccaaacaattcttcttcgttcaagggtttaactactgctcagtggctactttcctcttcataaggattgagaaaTTCAACAATCCTTCTTCGTTCAAGggctactgttcagtggctactttcctcttcataaggattgataAATTCTACAatccttcttcgttcaagggtttaactactgttcagtggctactttcctcttcataaggattgaaacactctagctatggtaagtagctcttctaggagaaggacactccgaaatcaaaccattgttttctagtattgggtagtgccataacctctgtaacattgtcttcgtcagtcttggggcagagttctctctcttaaggctacattcgtgcacactattctatagtttatatatggaagatttatttcaatgttgatactgttttgtaaattttttattcttaattgttcattacttgtcttgtagtttatctatttcctttcttcacttggctattttttgttgttggaacaattggtttttagcatcgtgcttttccagcttggggtctagcttagctaataataataaaaataataataataagaataataataataataataataataataataataataataataatatgaattatacgaataatgataataatatgaatgataatagtaataataataataataataatattaataattataatactgatattaatgttgatgttaatgttaatgttaatattaatattcatgatgaataatcaaggatgtcatcagctatgggtacgtctataaaacaatgtaatttcgactgatcaagagaaatgaaaacctttgagaggtacacagttgcatcattggttttgcctaaaacaaagaaaagaaaaccatgttggaaaaagtgaacagcaagcagcctTCAGCCtcatgcaaagaaaagaaaactgttttgGAAAAAAGACACAGCGAgaaaggtttagcctgctgctgcagttagtcgtcgctcatctatacttggggtcaggagatgccttcatacaggtcgtaaggtcaaagatacttgcgacagtgaattgaaaaagcgtacctcttggactgtgtgatggtgtttccccaataaagtctcgaatcatcttgtaaattaCCATATGGTATGAcccttcaacgactgtctcgaatctgctgtggcaagtctctacattattttctggtcatgggagattgcattctagcatgtgataaatgctccacacacttggatcgaatcttggggatgggatacaccttaccttcaacagttatgtttaagtaacggctaaatctatcactgtatttatgagtaacattaacttaattaccactaaaactgttacatgtcaagttatgtgacttttcttatgtcactcttttagtgcacgatcatatatatggctagattttttatttctctctctctctctctctctctctctctctctctctctctctctctctctctctctctctctctatatatatatatatatatatatacatatatatatgtgtgtgtgtgtgtgtttgtgtgtatgtgtgtacatgtaaatacagtatatatatatatgcacgcatatatatatatatatatatatatatatatatatatatttatatatatatatatatatatatatatatatatatatatatatatatatatatatatatatatatatcatgattgtcctataaaaactaaatattACTGAATAATTTAATTTCCCAAACTTTCCTTGTGTTAATTAaaatgttcttaccagtttcatagttcgattcgtgcaagtagcctacaacctttccacaacaaatcatcatcattacttttatatctattacttTATTGTTGCACCTGTTAAAGCacgttgaagaataagggttttaaaagtctgtcaattttacgtgttgatttcttactctacctctagagttattaggttctttgaatGGCTAGCTTGGATccatatatctagttacggctaaattttcctttgcctacaaattcaacgattcgtctggtctattctttagacattctcatctgtctttatacacctttcaacactgatattaccaaacaattcttcttcgttcaagggtttaactactgttcagtggctactttcctcttcataaggattcaGAAATTCTACAatccttcttcgttcaagggtttaactactgttcagtggctactttcctcttcataaggattgagaaaTTCTACAatccttcttcgttcaagggtttaactactgttcagtggctactttcctcttcataaggattgataAATTCTACAatccttcttcgttcaagggtttaactactgttcagtggctactttcctcttcataaggattgagacattCTACAatccttcttcgttcaagggtttaactactgttcagtggctactttcctcttcataaggattgagacattCTACAatccttcttcgttcaagggtttaactactgttcagtggctactttcctcttcataaggattaaTTCCAATACAAAAAAATGCTAGTGGCAAATGCTTAGAGCAGCAAATACATAGAAGTTATCAGTAATtactttatttccaatatatttaaaacaatgcaATTCTCCATTTCATGAAATACTCTAAAAAATTAATTCCCTTCCATGAAATCTGAAAGTTACAGTCATGCTGACTTTCGTACTATTCAGTTTAACTGGCTTTATGTACAGAATTTCTACATACACTACAtgcaataaaccatatatatatacatatatatatatatatatatatatatatatatatatatatatatatatatatatatatgtatgtatattcatatatatatatatatatatatatatagatttatatatatatatacacacacacacacatatatatatatatatatatatatatatatatatatatatatatatatatatatatatatacatacacacacacgcacacacacacacacacacacacacatatatatatatatatatatatatatatatatatatatatatgtgtgtgtgtgtgtatgtatatatatatatatatatatacatatatatatatatatatatatatatatatatatatattatactgtatatatattcagtataagcataatatttatatatatatacatatacatatatatatatatatatatatgtgtatatatatatatatatatatatatatatatatatatatatatatatatatatatatatatatatatatatagacagatagacagatatataggtggaaagataaatagatagatagaaagatagatagataaatggataaatagatagatgttgTAAGTTTTTCCTTTTTGATATTCGATAGAATTCAACTTTTACTTTTTATAGACACAACattttcatgtgaaaaaaaaaatgtgtatcattCATGTAACAGAAAGTTCctgtatttttaaaagaaaatatacgatATATCTCAAACATGACTATGGATTATgttcacacaaaacacacacacacacacacacacacacacacacacatatatatatatatatatatatatatatatatatatatatatatatatatatttatatatgtgtgtgtgtgtgtatatatgtatatatatacatatatatatatatatatatatatatatatatatatatatatatatatatacacacacacatatatatatatatatatatatatatatatatatatatatatattatcatcagccgttactatggtacataggctatggtactactcatgaattgagaacaatggtttaaattttgGAGGGCCCTTTTCATAGAccggctgcttaccatagctaaaatgtctcgtctacccttatgaagaggaaagtagccactgaacaattacattgcattagttaaccccttgagcaaagaattgttcggtaatagcagtgttgtcagatgtacgaggacagaggagaatgtggtaagaataggccagcctattttgtgtatgtgtaggcaaagataaaatgagccgtaaccagagggagggatccaatgttgtacggtctggccagtcaaaggagccgatagctcccaggcggtagtatctcaacgggtggctggtgctctggccaacctactgcctgtcgtttggacacaaacacacacacgcacacacacacacacacacacacacacacacacatatatatatatatatatatatatatatatatatatatatatatatagcctatatatatcctcctacgtcCATTgtcgcaaaaggccttggttagatttcgccagtcgtctctatcttgagcttttaattcaatacttcaatatctatctatctatctatctatctatctatctatctatctatctatatatatatatatatatatatgtatgtgtgcatgtaataataataataataataataataataatgataataataattggagatttACCGTATTAAATTGGTTGATGTCGCGATTTCCCTAGTACttactaagtatgcatatatacagtatatatatatatatatatatatatatatatatatatatatatatatatatatatatatatatacatatatatatatactgtatatatatatatatatatatatatatatatatatatatatacagtatatatatatatatatatatatatatacagtatatatatatatatatatatatatatatatacagtatatatatatatatatatatatatatatatgtatatatatatatatatatatatatatatatatatatatatatgtatatatatatgtgtgtgtgtgtgtgtgtgtgtgtttgtgtatgtatgcatatatatataaatatatatatatatatatatatatatatatatatatatatatatatatatatatatatatatatatatatatatacggacacacacatacacacacacacacacacacatatatatatatatatatatacaaatatatatatatatatatatatatatatatatactgtatatatatatatatatatatatatgtatatatatactgtatatatatatatatatatatatatatatatatatatatacagtatatatatatatatatatatatatatatatatatatatatatatatatatatatatatatatataaataatgctcttaatgtttacagatggtgtacccaatcttaagacaccaaccaaaaaaaataacaataacaacaacaacaataataataataataataataataataataataataatagaatatgagATTTACGTGTGAAATCTACTTGAAACGAAAAGGATTTTTTTCCGGCTTTCGAAatttcttggcgaagctgaaccaaaacgtttcggtttctaaagagctgaaaaaaaaatgtaaaatttctaCAAATttttttgatttagagaaactctatatcaattTAAAAGACTTCATTTCTTCCACAAGAAAATGACGGTAAAATCTATTAGTTAATTTAACTTTCGAtgttaataaatctttcatatttcatcttttttcggtaaaagttttttcaagaatttttccttgcaaaggatggaaagagatgaaattgtctccagagtcttcaagaattGTTCTTGTCTCCGTTGAGTCTCCAACAGGATTCCGAATCCAAAAGGGTCTCCGGAAATCGTTTGAAGgaaatttcaagtttttaatattagacctgaaaaaaagaagaagaatctagttATCTAACTTATAGATTTTCAATGCAAATAAAAATGACTAAAGGATTTCTAGGAATGCTGAACCTGCAACAAGGAGGAActaacaagatgtcccagtttactactgACCATCTTAAAGTTAAGAGGACAGTTTGCGGTGTGGTTTTCACGGAACCacaagaggaaggatccttaatgtataAGATGACTTCTTGGATaaggtctaaggaccccttcaactctgagggcgggatggaggagaaggtggaaggaggacccccagaggaaaaggaacagaaaagacaggaggtggagaaggagaaggagaaggagaatgttCAAAAGACATTGGAGGAACGCATCGGTTTCTTGGAAAAGGAAGTAGAATCGAAATTCTTAGcagagaatgaagagctgagagcagagaatcaacATCTCTGTAACATCATTGGAACTCTTCAAATCGATAAGAAAATCGAGATGGAAAATTTGGCAACCAAGAATGACGAcctggaacgaacaaacgaacatctaaaacaggaactctgcagtcaaaaagttgtccttgaacaatataaaaatgaattaatggaAAATGACAAATCAAATATTGAACTCACTGAGAAATTGGAAAAAGTTCGTCaaaacaaaaggaaactggaaaagttcgttaaaaagaagatggaagtaattgagcagatttcagaacagagACATGAACTTGAAAAGAGCCTCAATGAGGCAAGGATAAATGATCTGATCAGGAATGGCCGCTACAAATGCCTTTTACAAGAGTTACAGTCTCAAGAAAGAACAATTGAATAAATTAAGTGACTTGgagcaaaaaaatattcaattgagggAGGAACTGGAAAAAGTTAAGTCTGAAAAGGAGAGTATGGCTTCTATCACCAAGGAGAGAAATAGTCACAAGGAACGTGTCTCCCATCTAAGTTCTAGTAAGGAAATGTCAGAGGAGAGGATCGTCCAAttcaccaaagaaaatgttggtctgaaggacgagctgcttgtggcaaatgagatcatccctttactcaaggaggaacttgaagggggagataagaagaaagaaaacagaccTGGAATCAGGAAAGTGAGACTAAACAAGACAAGTTTAGAAATCTCGACTGAGATggatgttaaggatggtcagaaggaagatgtccaaaaggatgtcagagacaataaaagtgaggaaaaagtagtcgaggcagaggaccaggatgccaacggacgtaaggctgagaaAGGCGCTCTCCGTGACATCAACAACCGCcaggaagagcagaagctccaaaaggaaacttccagggacgaggagaaggaggaggaggagaagaaaaaggaagaaaagattgcgAAGAGAACTACTCGAAAACCTATCgtatttgacctggaacccgagaagcccaaaagggTCATCTCCTCATCCGACAATAGtcatatcaccttccaaggtgaaaaggttagagccGCCACCACAAGGGACTATGGCCTCAACGGGTACGTGACTGTCAACTTGAATGTCCcgaggaagttccacagagccatatatggagtggaaggaaggacgctgatggaaatcacccggcagagtggagtcagcttaatagatatgccacgaaggcacgaatatagtaatttaatcaccatcagtggtaccattaagcaggttcaattagcagctgatcatatcgaatggcttctgaggagtctcactggtacttaaatacttcgatcagcaaatggataaaaaaaaaaatgaaaaaaccccaaaaaaacaaaaaaagtaaataaataaaaaatgaaaaaaaaaattaaaaaaaccccTAAAAAcgaaaaacctcaaaaaaaaaaaaaaaaaaaaagaaaaccccccccaaaaagtttaatttcagtttattttgtgagggaaaggagattcagccaagttttgccaggaccaaaccttcagataattgtgctcaatccaatcaggacaagttcgagataccacatccacaggaaggagatccccTCCCCCCACCGGATCTATGGACTGATTGACTGATAGACAGCTAGAGAgaggatacttggaaggactgaccagcttggaggatgcaaggcttaacctatccagcttgaattacaactcttggaataacctggaggacaatggcctactgaggAAAGAAACcccgctgattctagtatgctctgtaccgtttgtcaagtgtacaaatggttggatatctagatctattctttcggatatcaaccttTGGGCGGTTCTGgggaaataacggattttgagcgaagcgaaaaatctatttttgggtgagatagccatgtcgtcctgatggaagttccttcattagtagcttcctaggttatatgtgactacagtgatatatcccagagaatttaccgaaggtatccagaattctaactcctggagcgaatatcccttaaaatcttaaaaagggatatcgcgtaaggacgtattggcacgcctcatagcaatctgcaccccagatagtattttacgcttcgaggaggtgtggcaaaaataaaagggggggccctccaaaggccatccccgttcccgtactactattgagagtacaacagcgccattcccacaatagtggccattccttgtagcattgagcataggctgttacagatacagtactacggaagggatactgaagatctcttcttcagaagagatgggtgggtccatcaggacgacatggctatctcacccaaaaatagatttttcgcttcgctcaaaatccgttttttgggctcaagccatgtcgtgctgatggaagcataccagagcattaatgtatctgtggattttcatcagtgccttatatcaaccttttctatggtcatggggaccatatgagaccagtgacgttaccgttatttgtcatcatcactaatcataaacaatgttagtgcttcctgcctcctacagggaagagtcatctagacagtagaaaagggattttaaggttaacataaatagtatgaccaaacttaagtacacactgaatacagtatacaaatagtctcaagttgtatatttggtaaattaacatcagtgtctcttatgtctatcatttgatgcatacaaatatatgaaggatgcatactaagtaagttaaaaactctggcatgtatatatacaattgtctggcgaaggtggacgcactacattctaatagacatttattcctaataaatgactacaagagatggttagcaaaacgaatgtagtatgacaatgggattatacctgaaacgagtacgtagaccgtatttctttcttgaaggaagaaataatgaatgccactcttagattgaagagaaattataaaataatcgctctttataattcctgtactggttacctctatctgcactgtgtacctcgtacaccggcactagtgctatctgtataattccacacctgggattttaaacagagctagtgttaccatggtaacacttaatcaaaagaagacatacctaagaagaatgacctcttctccccttaattgacagtcccagtcaattactgttcatcgtagaatagacggcagggtaaatattctacctgacgtcaccacaagctgcttcagatcatggacttacttagcgtagtgtttgtagagcactgtggatgattctcatccagaacatgtgcgaggacatgtgaggtcccaaaccattaattgtttatcacagtaattagggggcaggctttaatacactgcctgccgccactacgaagtgttttagTTCATGCGCTTGTTTTGCATAGtctttgtaaaacactctggatgatttccatccagtgtatgaacgaagacgctcaaagttcataaactgaaagaagttcagtgatgaagcaatctttctcggatcatgacctgcgggagtactgtccggatccgctctacgaataaagtaggtgagctttgccctcagcggatttagagataagtttgatcccgaagtttctcctttaaagagctgtcctcccctgaagtctgaagttctacgaagatagacctttagacactctacaagacatagagagacaccttccttcagaggacagattctccagggaccccacctcttagtgggtagctcgttttttgcgagaaaggatggatcaggaaagagattatgttctcctaattccgtgaactgaatgtgaccctcatctctggatagggccactatttcattaactctagccccagaggctatagcaaataggaaaataaccttttgggttaggtccttaagagaacaatcttcattgttcacagatgaggcataatgttagaccttgtccaaagaccaagagatgggctttggtggtactgcgggcctaaggctagcacatgccttcggaatcttattaaagatttgattcgccagatccacttggaaggcatatcggagaggcctagtcaaagctgacttgcacgtatttatcgtattggccgccagcccttggctatgaaggtggacaaagaaggacagacagaagttcgtagaaatttctttcggtccttttgttttgacaaacgcaacccacttcttccaggaagactcatattgtcttctagtagacttagccttgtattcttctaagaattctatattgccttctgagatcccaaacctttttctaaccgcaagagcaagaaattcatgaaatgaagggtttgggttctctgtgataaaccgaaggcagttgatttctgaaccttcggaaatatacctaggatcggagctaggactggcctcatctagtctatcagccccattagaggatcctcgtatagggctagttagcgaggtagtttcttgaagacgctcgtgatgaagaggtcgagctgcagttccgggacttgttcccatctgggagggaatatgtctgcgtccatggaccattccaactctatcgccttggatcgtgatagagtatccaccgtcacatcgtggatcagttgtaaatgaactgctgttaggtgccatccctttaggaaagggatgggtaacttcacccaagactgtacgagacgttcgattgtgacgtcttattatcgcttcagtgtaccagatcagtcgtagggggtctgatctgtgtggagggggcttccccgctcatgaaaggaccagcagagttcTGAGACTTTCGTgtcttaacttttgttaaagaagcgaataaagagggaccgatctcagtcttatttgaactcttcaagcgtttgatgcgtgttttctccagactcttaacgcatccttccgatgtgctctttgcactagatctgtcactattgcgaattgGGGAAAGTCTAGcgcttttccttgttggcattttgggaatctgatcgattagctgagtctcttgacagaccttaggatctccttttaaattcccaagggaaaagagagttgatgtgactgagggcttcgatggttttttagccatcgaaaccctagagctggagaaagtcgagacttctagaagcttatcttgcatctgtgatgtcccaggaaccgggatatctctatgaagatacttaggactgtgagtctgatatgtatctattctaggatgaatgttactcttcgtgacatgaatcctagataggaggaagggggtggttgactggaaggttccggaggacacctttcaggtctaacaagactacgaacacccttaattggaaccaggtccatatgttcagaaggattaacattcagaacttgtagtttattatgaacttgttgagtggcgacaggttcagaatgactcagagatttcttaagtccttctcgtgaacacaaaatagccttccctggaactcgatgagccatagctttcttactgcctgtatgctctatagctctcaggtatactccaccaggagggttttgaactgtaggagaaggtaaggggataatagtagggacatttctgattcccatcaatggctcatcttgaataggctctggaccgaaggatcgaaggtcctgcgatcctgagggaatgttcctcctagccgaagcgtctttatgcttcgaatagtcagcaggcttagacttttgaccatctgcctgtagcatcgtggtcactggaataatgggctgttgttgagcagcccggatatttccagtattttcgatcttatttttaggttggggacccacaaccacggaagatcttctctttgagggaatgccccatttttggagaagacttatgttctccatggtggcattcttaattacttccttaatgatctcttgtgggaagaggtctttaccccagatgttggaagatattagcttccatgtttcgtgtttcactgttgcagcagcgaacacaaactctctacatgctctcctagccttcacaaaggcgtaaaggtcctttagcaaggtagccatatgcattttggctatgaccatgagcatgtctggggtgttttcaAAGGTTGAAcgcaactctatgtagttttgtagagaaagggatgtcgcaagtctctcctttgactcgtgttcattaaacaagagcaaatcggacaatttagggagacatacattgaattgtcgacttgcgacatccttgtctaattttcctactgaaaatgtcaaatggacttccttccaatccttttcttgtccgggaaaagctggtgacaaaggcttgcactcatcgagtgtgggac encodes:
- the LOC137653852 gene encoding golgin subfamily A member 6-like protein 22; protein product: MTKGFLGMLNLQQGGTNKMSQFTTDHLKVKRTVCGVVFTEPQEEGSLMYKMTSWIRSKDPFNSEGGMEEKVEGGPPEEKEQKRQEVEKEKEKENVQKTLEERIGFLEKEVESKFLAENEELRAENQHLCNIIGTLQIDKKIEMENLATKNDDLERTNEHLKQELCSQKVVLEQYKNELMENDKSNIELTEKLEKVRQNKRKLEKFVKKKMEVIEQISEQRHELEKSLNEARINDLIRNGRYKCLLQELQSQERTIE
- the LOC137653853 gene encoding nucleolar protein 58-like, whose translation is MASITKERNSHKERVSHLSSSKEMSEERIVQFTKENVGLKDELLVANEIIPLLKEELEGGDKKKENRPGIRKVRLNKTSLEISTEMDVKDGQKEDVQKDVRDNKSEEKVVEAEDQDANGRKAEKGALRDINNRQEEQKLQKETSRDEEKEEEEKKKEEKIAKRTTRKPIVFDLEPEKPKRVISSSDNSHITFQGEKEKIKTAGFNTKLFIFGDMNTRFGASIRNLITCIDVPGVHGCTYTIINDPVVVPIDNAFAISAVCVELS